From a single Labrenzia sp. PHM005 genomic region:
- a CDS encoding hybrid sensor histidine kinase/response regulator, whose product MSLYDIDDPARLKKINAALVNRVEQAIDQQRNAFSLFQTAISLEGQIRRRTDELTSALHRVEEINVELARQKDISEKANRSKTQFLAAASHDILQPLNAAQLTISSLYDLQESDKARAMVGQVERSLDTMNELLRTLLDISRLDAGVTTPRFTSVPIPPILDSLLSDLRPIAEKKGLRLRVAVTNDCVYTDRLMLRRALQNLISNAIRYTDQGGVLIGTRRQGDRISIEVIDTGRGIPEDQQEKIFEEFHRGPLAEGDFDQGTGLGLGLAIVSRLVTALNHEVSVNSAPGKGSIFRISALRASEPPAVRIGESIQSAPAPANANLAGKKILVLENDPAVLEAMKGLLATWGCDFKMARSTHQALTALDSNSWIPDLIIADHHLDFGNLGTDTLVHLFGILPVRVPAILATADASEAVVEQAASLGVEHMRKPVKPAQLRALATHLINGGE is encoded by the coding sequence ATGAGCCTTTACGATATTGATGACCCGGCCCGCCTGAAAAAAATCAACGCTGCACTGGTCAACCGGGTCGAACAGGCGATTGATCAGCAGAGAAACGCCTTTTCCCTGTTTCAGACGGCAATATCTTTGGAAGGGCAGATCCGGCGCCGCACGGATGAGCTCACATCCGCCTTGCATAGGGTGGAGGAAATCAATGTTGAGTTGGCGCGGCAAAAGGATATTTCGGAAAAAGCCAACCGGTCAAAAACGCAGTTTCTTGCGGCCGCAAGCCACGACATCCTACAGCCACTCAATGCGGCCCAGCTGACCATTTCTTCGCTCTATGACCTTCAAGAGTCCGACAAAGCCCGGGCGATGGTTGGCCAGGTTGAGCGATCGCTGGACACAATGAACGAGCTCCTGCGCACACTTCTGGATATTTCCCGGCTGGATGCCGGGGTCACGACACCGCGTTTTACCTCCGTTCCGATCCCGCCAATTCTCGACAGCCTGTTGTCGGACCTCCGGCCGATCGCCGAAAAAAAAGGCCTTCGGCTGCGCGTCGCCGTCACCAATGACTGCGTTTACACCGACCGGCTGATGTTGCGACGCGCGCTGCAGAACCTGATTTCAAATGCCATCCGCTACACCGATCAAGGGGGAGTCTTAATCGGCACAAGGCGGCAGGGCGACCGAATTTCCATTGAGGTGATCGACACCGGGCGCGGCATTCCGGAAGACCAGCAGGAAAAGATATTTGAAGAATTTCACCGTGGCCCTCTGGCCGAGGGTGATTTCGATCAGGGAACCGGACTTGGTTTGGGACTTGCCATCGTCAGCCGGCTAGTCACCGCTCTCAATCATGAAGTCTCGGTGAATTCGGCTCCGGGCAAAGGTAGTATTTTCCGCATCAGCGCGCTGCGGGCCTCCGAACCGCCAGCCGTGCGGATAGGAGAGTCGATCCAATCAGCTCCAGCCCCGGCAAATGCAAATCTTGCTGGCAAGAAAATCCTGGTTCTGGAAAATGATCCGGCAGTGCTTGAGGCTATGAAGGGGCTGCTGGCGACCTGGGGCTGCGATTTCAAGATGGCCCGTTCGACCCATCAAGCTCTAACAGCGCTGGATAGCAACAGCTGGATCCCTGACTTGATCATTGCCGACCATCATCTGGATTTCGGCAATCTGGGCACAGATACCCTCGTCCATTTGTTCGGTATTCTTCCGGTCCGAGTTCCGGCGATCCTTGCAACGGCCGATGCCTCTGAAGCCGTTGTCGAACAAGCGGCCAGCCTCGGTGTTGAACATATGCGCAAGCCGGTGAAACCAGCTCAGCTGCGGGCACTGGCAACGCATCTCATCAACGGCGGCGAATAA
- a CDS encoding (2Fe-2S)-binding protein, protein MAKVSMVLNGKSVSADVEDRTLLVGFIRDVRGLTGTHVGCDTSQCGACVVHVNGKAVKSCTMLAAQAEGAEVVTLEGVGSADNLHPVQAAFREHHGLQCGFCTPGMIMSAIDMINRHGAGNLDEKTIRHELEGNICRCTGYQNIVKAIKSASDQMAGMAQAAE, encoded by the coding sequence ATGGCGAAAGTGTCGATGGTGTTGAACGGCAAGTCCGTTTCGGCAGATGTGGAGGACCGCACACTACTGGTCGGATTTATCAGGGATGTGCGCGGCCTGACAGGAACTCATGTTGGGTGTGATACGTCGCAGTGCGGCGCCTGTGTGGTGCATGTGAACGGTAAGGCCGTGAAGTCCTGTACAATGCTTGCTGCTCAAGCAGAGGGCGCCGAAGTTGTAACGTTGGAAGGTGTTGGCAGCGCCGATAATCTGCATCCGGTCCAGGCCGCATTCCGCGAACATCACGGTTTGCAGTGCGGCTTTTGCACTCCGGGCATGATCATGAGCGCAATCGACATGATCAACCGGCATGGCGCTGGCAATCTGGATGAAAAAACCATCCGCCACGAGCTGGAAGGCAACATCTGCCGCTGCACCGGCTATCAAAACATCGTTAAGGCGATCAAATCCGCCTCCGACCAGATGGCCGGTATGGCCCAGGCCGCTGAATAA
- a CDS encoding carbon monoxide dehydrogenase subunit G yields MELSGSQLIPASRDAVWSALNDAEVLKVCIPGCESLEKTSDTEMTAAVTSKIGPVKAKFKGAVTLENINAPESYTIVGEGKGGVAGFAKGSADVKLSDAEGGTLLEYTAKAQVGGKLAQLGSRLIDSTAKKMAEEFFTKFSEAVAGPAETVAEASAGNAQELDPGVAEEAKRLAMEDAPDTVVHALEDAEHAVEEQIHKAEENIEAAAGRGAFGGPMVWGMVALAGLIIVLALAS; encoded by the coding sequence ATGGAGTTATCGGGCAGTCAACTGATTCCGGCATCGCGGGATGCTGTCTGGTCTGCATTGAATGATGCGGAAGTTTTGAAGGTGTGTATCCCGGGCTGCGAGTCCTTGGAAAAAACATCTGACACGGAAATGACCGCTGCCGTGACCTCGAAAATCGGTCCGGTAAAAGCCAAGTTCAAAGGCGCGGTCACGCTCGAAAACATCAATGCACCGGAAAGCTACACGATTGTTGGCGAAGGTAAGGGCGGCGTTGCCGGCTTTGCCAAGGGATCAGCGGATGTGAAGCTGAGTGACGCCGAGGGCGGCACCTTGCTGGAATATACCGCAAAGGCGCAGGTCGGCGGCAAACTGGCGCAACTCGGCAGTCGGCTGATCGATTCCACGGCTAAAAAAATGGCTGAAGAGTTCTTTACGAAATTCTCAGAAGCCGTTGCCGGTCCGGCAGAAACGGTGGCGGAAGCCTCAGCCGGGAATGCCCAGGAGCTTGATCCAGGTGTTGCGGAAGAGGCCAAGCGTTTGGCAATGGAGGATGCGCCTGACACAGTGGTTCATGCCTTGGAGGATGCAGAACACGCTGTCGAGGAACAAATCCATAAAGCCGAAGAGAATATTGAAGCGGCGGCCGGCCGCGGTGCCTTCGGCGGGCCGATGGTCTGGGGCATGGTCGCACTGGCCGGTTTGATTATTGTTTTGGCCCTGGCCAGCTGA
- a CDS encoding biopolymer transporter ExbD, whose protein sequence is MRFNRTQKRQPPENTIPLINVVFLMLIFFLFAGSISKDDARELEPPLNILEDETIRSTGALIIDQEGKTHAGDQEIGVLDWVALREAEAEDGEPLKIAADGTLGADHLEKVLQELKTTGRTDIVLITRRGTQ, encoded by the coding sequence ATGCGCTTTAACCGAACCCAAAAACGACAACCACCGGAAAACACGATTCCTTTAATCAATGTCGTGTTCTTGATGCTGATCTTCTTCCTGTTCGCCGGATCAATCTCCAAGGACGATGCCAGGGAACTTGAGCCGCCACTCAACATCCTTGAAGACGAAACCATCCGCTCGACCGGCGCCCTGATCATCGATCAGGAGGGAAAGACGCACGCGGGCGATCAGGAAATTGGTGTCCTCGATTGGGTCGCGTTGCGCGAGGCTGAAGCCGAAGACGGCGAACCCTTGAAAATCGCCGCAGACGGTACGCTTGGCGCCGATCATTTGGAAAAAGTCCTCCAGGAGCTGAAGACCACAGGCCGAACAGACATTGTTTTGATTACCAGAAGAGGCACACAGTGA
- a CDS encoding MotA/TolQ/ExbB proton channel family protein: MPQYLAAALPSFLAPLTGLIDQGGPVVLLLFCLSIVAVGLILAKVLQFSFLGVGRHNGARAALALWLDGKHHDAQSLAEQKNSVLANVLVKLMSSTHLANVDHVLLKEDIERICIQRINVLRAYLRPLDMIAQTAPLIGLLGTVLGMIEAFQAMQGAGAAVDPSVLAGGIWVALLTTAVGLAVAIPVSAIVGWFDSRVEAEQAEMEALVTAFFTGGVADRGTAEVVALDIPEPRHAV; the protein is encoded by the coding sequence ATGCCCCAATATCTTGCTGCGGCCCTGCCGTCTTTCCTTGCGCCGCTTACCGGTTTGATCGACCAGGGCGGCCCTGTCGTTCTTCTTCTTTTTTGCCTATCGATTGTAGCGGTTGGCCTCATCTTGGCGAAAGTCCTGCAGTTTTCCTTCCTGGGCGTTGGCCGGCATAACGGTGCGCGCGCGGCATTGGCCCTGTGGCTCGATGGGAAGCACCATGACGCTCAGTCGTTGGCCGAACAAAAGAACTCTGTTTTGGCAAATGTTCTGGTCAAGCTGATGTCCAGTACGCATCTGGCCAATGTCGATCATGTGCTTTTGAAAGAGGACATTGAGCGGATCTGCATCCAGCGCATCAATGTGTTGCGGGCCTATTTGCGTCCGCTGGATATGATCGCACAAACCGCTCCGCTGATTGGCCTGCTTGGAACAGTACTTGGCATGATCGAGGCATTCCAGGCCATGCAAGGAGCTGGCGCTGCGGTCGACCCGTCGGTTCTCGCCGGCGGTATCTGGGTGGCCCTGCTGACAACTGCGGTCGGCTTGGCCGTTGCAATTCCTGTGTCTGCGATTGTCGGCTGGTTCGACAGCCGGGTCGAAGCCGAGCAAGCCGAAATGGAAGCCCTGGTAACGGCCTTCTTCACCGGCGGTGTTGCTGACCGGGGCACTGCCGAAGTGGTGGCGCTGGATATTCCGGAGCCGAGGCATGCGGTTTAA
- a CDS encoding biopolymer transporter ExbD, which produces MRFKARQKRKPLGLTSLIDVIFLLLLFFMLASSFTRYQALEVASGGQGGGADVKPAFLRIHSAERIDLNGRQLQKPELVEKFAGLIGDKPVVVAIWSGPEANVQDVVDVMSAARQTGLKTVLVTGD; this is translated from the coding sequence ATGCGGTTTAAAGCAAGGCAGAAGCGGAAACCGCTTGGCCTGACATCTCTGATTGATGTGATCTTTCTGCTCCTCTTGTTTTTCATGCTGGCATCCAGCTTTACCCGCTACCAGGCCCTTGAGGTTGCCAGCGGCGGGCAAGGCGGTGGTGCCGATGTCAAACCGGCGTTCCTGCGCATTCACAGCGCCGAGCGTATCGACCTCAATGGCAGGCAGCTGCAAAAACCGGAACTAGTGGAGAAATTCGCCGGCCTTATTGGAGATAAACCGGTCGTGGTCGCGATCTGGTCTGGTCCTGAAGCCAACGTTCAAGATGTTGTCGATGTCATGTCTGCTGCCCGTCAAACGGGTCTCAAAACCGTGCTGGTCACCGGAGATTAG
- a CDS encoding xanthine dehydrogenase family protein molybdopterin-binding subunit, producing the protein MAVEGIGARALRKEDKRFITGKGRYTDDMAMPGMGYAAFVRSPHAHAKVTSIDSEAALAMPGVDAVLTGDQLVGDGIGNLICGWMIHSKDGTPMKMGGWRALEPEIVRHVGQAVAVVVADTQAQARDAADAVVVDYEELDAVVDPLDALKDGAPQIHPEAEGNLIYDWEIGDEAATNAAFESAAHVTKMEIHNNRLVPNPMEPRAALAGYDDAEEHYTLYTTSQNPHVARLVLSAFYAVAPEHKLRVIAPDVGGGFGSKIYIYPEEMVCLWASKKVGRPVKWTSDRTEAFLTDAHGRDHRSEAELALDADNKITGFRVKTVANLGAYMSLFSSSVPTYLYATLLSGQYNIPAIHANVKAVYTNTTPVDAYRGAGRPEATYLVERMMETAAREVGLSPAEFRRKNFIRAFPHQTPVIMCYDAGDYDATLDAALKAADYDGFAARKAEAASRGKLRGIGLSCYIEACGIAPSAAVGSLGAGVGLWESAEVRVNPVGTIEVLTGSHSHGQGHETTFAQLISERFGLDTDAVSIVHGDTDKVQFGMGTYGSRSGAVGMSAIVKALDKVESKAKKIAAHLMEASEGDIQIEGGELKVAGTDKKLTFTEVALAAYTAHNLPEGMEPGLKEGAFYDPTNFTFPAGTYVCEVEIDPDTGKTEIVNFTAADDFGKIINPMIVEGQVHGGITQGIGQALLENAAYDETGQLLTASYMDYTMPRADDVPSYQLSTHVTECPGNPLGMKGCGEAGAIGSPPAVINAITDALGSNDLTMPATPERVWALAQSGMKQAAE; encoded by the coding sequence ATGGCAGTAGAGGGGATTGGCGCCCGCGCTTTGCGCAAAGAGGACAAGCGCTTCATCACCGGTAAGGGCCGGTATACAGATGATATGGCGATGCCGGGAATGGGCTATGCCGCCTTTGTGCGCTCGCCGCATGCGCATGCAAAAGTAACAAGCATTGATTCTGAAGCTGCTCTGGCAATGCCGGGTGTAGATGCGGTTCTAACCGGTGATCAGCTGGTGGGTGATGGGATTGGCAACCTGATTTGCGGTTGGATGATCCACTCCAAAGACGGCACACCGATGAAAATGGGTGGTTGGCGCGCTTTAGAGCCGGAAATCGTCCGCCATGTTGGCCAGGCAGTCGCTGTGGTTGTCGCCGATACGCAGGCGCAAGCCCGCGATGCTGCGGATGCGGTTGTTGTCGATTACGAAGAACTCGACGCCGTTGTTGATCCGCTGGATGCGTTGAAAGATGGCGCGCCGCAAATCCATCCGGAAGCGGAAGGCAACCTGATCTACGATTGGGAAATCGGCGACGAAGCGGCAACAAACGCAGCCTTTGAAAGCGCAGCCCACGTCACCAAGATGGAGATCCATAACAACCGTCTGGTGCCGAACCCGATGGAGCCGCGCGCTGCCCTGGCTGGCTACGACGATGCCGAAGAGCATTACACGCTCTACACTACATCCCAGAACCCCCATGTGGCGCGCTTGGTGCTCTCGGCGTTTTACGCTGTTGCGCCGGAACACAAGCTTCGGGTAATTGCACCGGATGTTGGCGGCGGCTTCGGCTCCAAGATCTACATCTATCCGGAAGAGATGGTCTGCCTTTGGGCATCCAAGAAGGTAGGACGTCCGGTGAAATGGACATCAGACCGAACGGAAGCCTTCCTGACCGATGCGCATGGCCGTGATCACCGCTCGGAAGCCGAACTGGCGCTCGATGCGGACAACAAGATCACAGGTTTCCGCGTCAAAACAGTCGCGAACCTTGGCGCTTACATGTCGCTGTTCTCGTCATCTGTTCCGACATATCTCTACGCGACATTGCTGTCGGGCCAGTACAACATTCCGGCAATCCACGCCAACGTGAAGGCGGTTTATACAAATACGACTCCGGTCGATGCCTATCGTGGAGCTGGACGTCCGGAAGCGACCTATCTGGTTGAACGCATGATGGAAACGGCCGCGCGCGAAGTCGGGCTATCCCCGGCAGAGTTCCGCCGCAAGAACTTCATCCGTGCCTTCCCGCATCAGACCCCAGTGATCATGTGTTATGACGCTGGTGATTATGACGCGACACTGGATGCGGCTCTCAAAGCTGCCGATTACGATGGCTTTGCTGCTCGTAAGGCGGAAGCGGCCTCTCGTGGCAAGCTGCGTGGCATTGGCCTTTCCTGTTACATCGAAGCCTGCGGCATCGCGCCGTCTGCGGCCGTTGGTTCGCTTGGCGCCGGTGTTGGCCTTTGGGAATCGGCCGAAGTGCGCGTCAATCCGGTTGGCACAATCGAGGTTCTAACGGGCTCGCACAGTCACGGTCAGGGTCATGAAACAACCTTTGCCCAGCTGATCAGCGAGCGTTTCGGTCTCGACACCGATGCTGTCTCCATTGTCCATGGCGACACGGACAAGGTTCAGTTCGGCATGGGCACCTACGGCTCGCGTTCCGGCGCGGTTGGCATGTCGGCGATCGTCAAGGCGCTCGACAAGGTCGAATCCAAAGCCAAGAAGATCGCAGCTCATCTGATGGAAGCGTCCGAAGGGGATATCCAGATCGAGGGCGGCGAACTGAAAGTTGCTGGTACTGATAAGAAGCTGACCTTCACTGAAGTGGCGCTAGCCGCTTATACGGCCCACAACCTGCCGGAAGGCATGGAGCCGGGTTTGAAGGAAGGCGCTTTCTATGATCCGACCAACTTCACCTTCCCTGCAGGCACCTATGTCTGTGAGGTGGAGATTGATCCGGATACCGGTAAAACGGAAATCGTCAACTTCACCGCTGCCGATGACTTCGGCAAGATCATCAATCCGATGATCGTGGAAGGCCAGGTGCACGGCGGCATCACGCAAGGTATCGGTCAGGCGTTGCTTGAAAACGCGGCCTATGACGAAACCGGCCAGCTGCTGACAGCGTCCTACATGGATTACACCATGCCGCGTGCTGACGATGTGCCGTCCTATCAGCTGTCAACCCATGTCACCGAATGCCCGGGCAACCCGCTAGGCATGAAGGGCTGCGGCGAAGCTGGGGCAATCGGCTCTCCACCGGCAGTGATCAATGCGATCACGGACGCGCTGGGGTCCAATGACCTGACCATGCCGGCAACGCCGGAGCGGGTCTGGGCTCTGGCTCAGTCCGGCATGAAGCAGGCGGCCGAATAA
- a CDS encoding energy transducer TonB, protein MTFPRFLAAGLALSFLFHGAGSAYFAKDPNEIEIAASQGGGVSVIGSLEDLVAGSKVEEITPEEPVEEIEPETEPVELVQAKPVEVAKVETPVQTQTQPIEAPVTPVVSETVPIVAGVTSIEAVTAETVILPTPEPEKAEQVTTKEVTPPKPVEKVETLQQKPEEIADIKPDLEEAVEVAEPLNPIVKTPPVKPEPLIKEAKLVEKVKPVQEIKPVKHLKPVEKKKNPAKKAKKKGADRNSQKGGSQVTSRTANSNANGRANARTNDGGTKAASNYKGKVFSKVRRAQRYPRKAERKKIQGTVHVSFTVAKTGSVSNIRVVRSSGHAILDKAAADQVRRAAPMPKFPKNINKTKLAFKARIAFKSRR, encoded by the coding sequence GTGACGTTTCCGCGTTTCTTAGCTGCTGGATTGGCGCTCTCTTTTCTGTTCCACGGAGCCGGCTCTGCCTATTTTGCCAAGGATCCGAATGAGATCGAAATCGCCGCCTCTCAAGGCGGTGGTGTTTCGGTCATCGGCTCTTTGGAAGATCTGGTAGCTGGCAGTAAAGTCGAAGAAATAACGCCGGAAGAGCCGGTCGAGGAAATAGAGCCGGAAACCGAACCGGTTGAGCTCGTTCAGGCAAAGCCAGTTGAAGTGGCCAAGGTCGAAACCCCGGTTCAAACGCAAACCCAGCCGATTGAAGCACCAGTCACTCCGGTTGTCAGTGAAACGGTCCCCATTGTTGCCGGCGTCACATCCATCGAAGCGGTCACGGCTGAAACGGTAATTCTGCCCACGCCGGAGCCGGAAAAAGCAGAACAGGTCACAACAAAAGAAGTAACGCCTCCCAAACCGGTTGAAAAGGTCGAGACCCTCCAGCAAAAACCGGAAGAGATTGCGGATATCAAACCGGACCTGGAAGAAGCGGTTGAAGTTGCTGAACCGCTCAACCCAATTGTTAAAACGCCGCCGGTCAAACCAGAACCTCTGATCAAAGAAGCCAAACTCGTTGAGAAGGTGAAGCCGGTTCAGGAGATAAAACCGGTCAAACACCTCAAGCCTGTAGAGAAGAAGAAAAACCCGGCCAAAAAGGCCAAGAAAAAGGGCGCCGACAGAAACTCCCAAAAAGGTGGTAGCCAGGTTACCAGCAGGACCGCCAACTCGAATGCGAACGGCCGGGCGAACGCTCGGACCAATGATGGCGGGACCAAAGCGGCGTCAAACTACAAGGGCAAGGTTTTCTCCAAAGTACGCCGCGCCCAGCGCTACCCGCGTAAGGCCGAACGCAAGAAGATCCAAGGAACGGTTCATGTCTCTTTCACGGTGGCAAAAACCGGATCAGTCTCCAACATCCGTGTTGTTCGGTCATCAGGCCATGCCATCTTGGACAAGGCCGCCGCAGACCAGGTCCGGCGGGCGGCGCCCATGCCCAAGTTTCCGAAAAACATCAACAAAACCAAACTCGCATTCAAAGCGCGGATTGCGTTCAAAAGCCGCCGTTAA
- a CDS encoding response regulator transcription factor, producing the protein MSIESNGASKFLIIDDHPLFREALHSAVELAYPNSDTLDAASLDEASRLLKDDSSFDLALLDLSMPGVKGMDGLLHLRTHYPRLPVVVVSGAEDPPIIAQVMAYGAAGFIPKSSKKTTLANAIQQVMNGAVYVPENYCDAADEPIDDETRKMIERLASLTPQQIRVLQMICNGLLNKQIAYELSVGETTVKAHVSEILRKLSVSSRTQAVIEVKRLEALGTADPFDVLSTTEATPPLQ; encoded by the coding sequence ATGTCTATTGAAAGCAACGGCGCGAGCAAATTCCTGATCATTGACGATCATCCCCTGTTTAGGGAAGCATTGCACAGCGCGGTTGAGTTGGCGTATCCGAACTCTGACACGCTTGATGCGGCATCACTTGATGAAGCTAGCAGGCTTCTCAAAGATGATTCCAGTTTTGATCTGGCACTTTTAGACCTGTCCATGCCCGGAGTAAAAGGAATGGATGGCCTTCTTCACCTTAGGACCCACTATCCCCGGCTCCCGGTCGTGGTCGTTTCCGGAGCTGAAGATCCGCCGATCATCGCGCAGGTGATGGCCTATGGAGCGGCCGGCTTTATTCCGAAATCATCGAAGAAAACCACGCTCGCTAATGCCATCCAACAGGTGATGAACGGTGCTGTCTATGTGCCGGAAAACTATTGTGATGCGGCCGATGAGCCGATCGATGATGAAACCCGTAAGATGATTGAACGGCTCGCCAGTTTGACGCCGCAGCAAATCCGAGTTTTGCAGATGATCTGCAACGGCCTTTTGAACAAGCAGATCGCCTATGAGCTTTCGGTTGGCGAAACGACAGTCAAAGCGCATGTGTCCGAAATTCTGCGCAAACTGAGTGTTTCCAGCCGGACCCAGGCGGTGATTGAAGTAAAACGGCTGGAAGCATTGGGCACTGCTGACCCATTTGATGTTTTGTCCACGACAGAGGCTACGCCACCGCTTCAGTAA
- a CDS encoding FIST N-terminal domain-containing protein: MDQKAWTRYGCGVVALTASRPEETFFWTELGAAAASGQFTLGLLFFSQDNFSADVIQAQMAQYAAELSYAACSTAGEIGALGNDTGQCLAILFPKDQFTIEPIRIDGIRTIGFDRIVAQVKQARQTFEKEHQPSALYPDMGETFAICLIDGLSVVEEMVTAALHWALEDIPLLGGSSGDSMRFAKTSLILNGTAGDDCALVLLCRSKVPFKIFKTDHFVPTERKLVVTRSDPARRIIYEFNAAEAASEYALAVGLDPSSLSAMSFASNPLVVRVGGEYYCRSVQKVNPDGSLSFFCAIDDGIVLTVAEPTGMTRSTREAFESVDKEIGGIDFVLGFDCALRRIDAQNRQATQRINAIYDTYNVLGFNTYGEQYLSMHLNHTFTGIAFARAPSGPGALL, encoded by the coding sequence TTGGATCAAAAAGCCTGGACGCGATATGGCTGCGGGGTGGTTGCTCTGACAGCCAGCCGGCCAGAAGAAACTTTTTTTTGGACAGAATTGGGCGCTGCTGCGGCCTCCGGCCAGTTCACACTTGGTCTGTTGTTTTTTTCGCAAGACAATTTTTCAGCTGACGTTATTCAAGCGCAGATGGCGCAGTATGCTGCGGAACTTTCCTATGCCGCCTGTTCAACGGCAGGGGAAATAGGCGCCTTGGGCAATGACACCGGCCAATGCCTGGCAATTTTGTTCCCGAAAGACCAGTTTACCATCGAGCCGATCAGGATCGATGGAATCCGGACCATCGGCTTTGACCGGATCGTTGCACAAGTCAAACAAGCCCGGCAGACTTTTGAGAAAGAACATCAACCTTCCGCTCTATATCCAGATATGGGCGAAACCTTCGCAATTTGTCTGATCGACGGGCTGTCCGTTGTGGAAGAAATGGTCACCGCAGCACTTCACTGGGCGCTGGAAGATATTCCGCTTCTTGGCGGTTCATCCGGAGACAGTATGCGGTTTGCAAAAACGTCCCTGATCCTCAACGGTACTGCCGGTGACGATTGCGCATTGGTTCTTTTGTGCCGCAGCAAAGTGCCGTTCAAGATTTTTAAAACCGACCACTTTGTGCCAACGGAACGCAAACTCGTTGTCACCCGGTCGGATCCGGCAAGACGCATCATTTACGAATTTAATGCAGCGGAAGCGGCTTCCGAATATGCCCTGGCGGTGGGTCTTGATCCCTCGTCGCTGTCGGCAATGAGTTTTGCATCCAATCCTCTGGTGGTCCGCGTTGGCGGTGAATACTACTGCCGCTCGGTGCAAAAGGTTAATCCGGACGGGTCCCTGTCCTTCTTTTGTGCCATCGACGATGGCATCGTGCTCACCGTTGCAGAACCGACCGGCATGACCCGCTCAACCCGGGAAGCCTTCGAAAGCGTCGATAAAGAGATCGGCGGGATTGACTTTGTGTTGGGGTTTGATTGCGCGCTGCGCCGGATCGATGCACAAAACCGCCAGGCTACCCAACGCATCAATGCTATCTACGACACGTATAATGTTCTCGGTTTCAACACCTATGGCGAACAATATCTGTCGATGCACCTCAATCACACATTCACCGGGATCGCATTTGCAAGAGCCCCATCTGGTCCGGGAGCACTCTTATGA